A genomic segment from Barrientosiimonas humi encodes:
- a CDS encoding DUF4097 family beta strand repeat-containing protein: protein MDEYDFETPEPVELHAELGSGSLQITAGQVGVTKVAVDGDEGGDVTVTQEGRQISIRSRSGRRLFGVGLSADVDVRVLVPTGSDLVVRCGSAGTSADGTYGTGSLRAGSGGIRVEAFAGDATVTTGYGDIELGAVGGSLRSKTGSGSLAVGRCDGEAVVTSGSGSLRFDTFGRLLAAKTGSGDLDVGRAGEWLEFSAGSGDLRVRELRAGQVQAKTGSGDIDLAIPAGTPVWTDLRTVSGRVDNQLPSVGQPAEGDPFVHLRVVTASGDVRLRPA, encoded by the coding sequence ATGGACGAGTACGACTTCGAGACCCCCGAGCCGGTCGAGCTGCACGCCGAGCTCGGCAGCGGCTCCCTGCAGATCACGGCCGGCCAGGTCGGTGTCACCAAGGTCGCCGTCGACGGCGACGAGGGCGGTGACGTCACGGTGACGCAGGAGGGACGTCAGATCAGCATCAGGAGCCGCTCTGGGCGCCGCCTGTTCGGCGTCGGCCTCAGCGCCGACGTGGACGTCCGGGTGCTGGTGCCCACCGGCAGCGACCTGGTCGTCCGGTGCGGCTCGGCCGGCACCAGCGCCGACGGCACCTACGGCACGGGCAGCCTGCGCGCCGGCTCCGGCGGGATCCGCGTCGAGGCGTTCGCCGGCGACGCCACCGTCACGACCGGCTACGGGGACATCGAGCTCGGGGCCGTCGGCGGCTCCCTGCGCAGCAAGACCGGCTCCGGCAGCCTCGCCGTCGGACGCTGCGACGGCGAGGCCGTCGTCACCAGCGGCTCGGGCAGCCTCCGCTTCGACACCTTCGGCCGGCTGCTCGCGGCCAAGACCGGCTCCGGCGACCTCGATGTCGGTCGCGCGGGGGAGTGGCTGGAGTTCAGCGCCGGCAGCGGCGACCTGCGCGTGCGCGAGCTGCGCGCCGGGCAGGTGCAGGCCAAGACCGGTTCGGGCGACATCGACCTCGCGATCCCCGCGGGCACCCCTGTGTGGACCGACCTGCGCACCGTCAGCGGCCGCGTCGACAACCAGCTGCCCAGCGTGGGTCAGCCCGCCGAGGGCGACCCGTTCGTCCACCTGCGCGTCGTCACCGCCAGCGGCGACGTGCGGCTGCGGCCCGCGTGA
- a CDS encoding acyl-CoA dehydrogenase has protein sequence MTQHRPTETATQLRSVLDGAWRDLREEFRERAVPDQLLGEPGGSLEEQRERVTRQLTELAAEGYGRVGFPHAYGGERDYGASCVLFEMQGYGDLSLLVKLGVQFGLFGGAVARLGTERHHAEHLEQIMTGKLLGAFAMTEVGHGSNVARLETTATYDHETGDLVVHTPTESAVKTYIGNAARDGRMAVVFAQLITDEGSHGVHAVLVPVRDEAGNALPGVTIGDNGVKAGLPGVDNGTFAFDQVRVPKANLLNAFGDIDDEGQYVSPIDSENRRFFTMLGTLVRGRVCVGGGAGSAAKKALAIALRYGDQRRQFEAPGTEQETVVLDYLAHQRKLLPRLAKSYALSLAQNLVTERLEELHGAGTAGTRSQEDEEAQRELETRVAGLKAVQTWHALDTIQACREACGGAGYMAENELGQLRADVDVFTTFEGDNTVLLQLVAKGLLTEYKEMWGDLDQVAMVSMVSKQVAEGLVERTTGRARLQRLLDVAKGRDDDSALDDRGWQLSMFEQRADHSLEGVGRRLRKATPETAFEMFNNAQDHVLFAARTHVDRVVMEAFAEAVDEMDEGPAKELMDQVCSLYALASIEEDRAWFLEHGRLNTTRSRAVTAQVNTLCQQLRPHVSTLVDALGIPDGLITAPIAQA, from the coding sequence ATGACCCAGCACCGCCCCACCGAGACCGCCACGCAGCTGCGCTCCGTGCTCGACGGAGCCTGGCGCGACCTGCGCGAGGAGTTCCGCGAGCGGGCCGTCCCCGACCAGCTGCTCGGGGAGCCCGGAGGTTCCCTCGAGGAGCAGCGCGAGCGGGTGACCCGCCAGCTCACCGAGCTCGCGGCCGAGGGCTACGGCCGGGTCGGCTTCCCGCACGCCTACGGCGGGGAGCGCGACTACGGCGCCTCCTGCGTGCTGTTCGAGATGCAGGGCTACGGCGACCTGTCGCTGCTGGTCAAGCTCGGCGTGCAGTTCGGCCTGTTCGGCGGCGCCGTCGCGCGGCTCGGCACCGAGCGGCACCACGCCGAGCACCTGGAGCAGATCATGACCGGGAAGCTGCTCGGCGCGTTCGCGATGACCGAGGTCGGCCACGGCTCGAACGTGGCGCGCCTCGAGACGACCGCGACGTACGACCACGAGACCGGCGACCTCGTCGTGCACACCCCGACCGAGTCGGCCGTGAAGACCTACATCGGCAACGCCGCCCGCGACGGGCGGATGGCCGTCGTGTTCGCCCAGCTGATCACCGACGAGGGCTCGCACGGCGTGCACGCCGTGCTCGTGCCGGTGCGCGACGAGGCCGGCAACGCACTGCCGGGCGTCACGATCGGCGACAACGGCGTCAAGGCCGGGCTGCCGGGCGTCGACAACGGCACGTTCGCCTTCGACCAGGTGCGGGTGCCCAAGGCCAACCTGCTCAACGCGTTCGGCGACATCGACGACGAGGGGCAGTACGTCTCCCCGATCGACAGCGAGAACCGCCGCTTCTTCACCATGCTCGGCACGCTCGTGCGCGGGCGGGTGTGCGTCGGCGGCGGCGCCGGGTCGGCGGCCAAGAAGGCGCTGGCGATCGCGCTGCGCTACGGCGACCAGCGCCGCCAGTTCGAGGCGCCGGGCACCGAGCAGGAGACGGTGGTCCTGGACTATCTGGCCCACCAGCGCAAGCTGCTCCCCCGACTCGCGAAGTCGTACGCCCTGAGCCTGGCCCAGAACCTGGTGACCGAGCGGCTCGAGGAGCTGCACGGCGCGGGGACGGCCGGCACCCGCAGCCAGGAGGACGAGGAGGCCCAGCGCGAGCTGGAGACCCGCGTCGCGGGCCTGAAGGCGGTGCAGACCTGGCACGCCCTCGACACCATCCAGGCCTGCCGCGAGGCGTGCGGCGGCGCGGGCTACATGGCCGAGAACGAGCTGGGCCAGCTGCGCGCCGACGTCGACGTGTTCACCACGTTCGAGGGTGACAACACGGTGCTGCTGCAGCTGGTGGCCAAGGGGCTGCTCACCGAGTACAAGGAGATGTGGGGCGACCTGGACCAGGTCGCGATGGTGAGCATGGTCAGCAAGCAGGTCGCCGAGGGGCTGGTCGAGCGCACCACCGGTCGCGCCCGGCTGCAGCGGCTGCTCGACGTGGCCAAGGGCCGCGACGACGACAGCGCGCTGGACGACCGCGGCTGGCAGCTCTCGATGTTCGAGCAGCGTGCCGACCACTCGCTCGAGGGGGTCGGCCGGCGGCTGCGCAAGGCGACGCCGGAGACCGCGTTCGAGATGTTCAACAACGCCCAGGACCACGTGCTGTTCGCCGCGCGCACGCACGTCGACCGGGTGGTCATGGAGGCGTTCGCCGAGGCGGTCGACGAGATGGACGAGGGCCCGGCCAAGGAGCTGATGGACCAGGTCTGCAGCCTGTACGCCCTCGCCTCGATCGAGGAGGACCGCGCCTGGTTCCTCGAGCACGGCCGGCTGAACACCACCCGGTCGCGCGCGGTGACCGCGCAGGTCAACACGCTGTGCCAGCAGCTGCGGCCGCACGTGTCGACGCTGGTCGACGCGCTGGGCATCCCCGACGGGCTGATCACCGCCCCGATCGCGCAGGCCTGA
- a CDS encoding pilus assembly protein HicB, which produces MDLTPYVDLLRRDLSSAAEVGGDQGREAARTLLVALEPAARLALMGAVAQAAAEISSELPAGSVEVRLAGRDLDFVVDAPPTVPEPPAAPAPPGPPEEADDGTLARVTLRLPEQVKKRAEDLAGDAGQSLNTWLVNAVRAATTSGGTDSFDPFRDSGRSRRGHSRMNGWL; this is translated from the coding sequence ATGGACCTCACGCCGTACGTCGACCTCCTCCGCCGCGACCTGTCCTCCGCGGCCGAGGTCGGGGGCGACCAGGGCCGGGAGGCGGCCCGCACCCTGCTCGTCGCGCTCGAGCCCGCGGCCCGACTCGCGCTCATGGGGGCGGTCGCCCAGGCGGCCGCCGAGATCAGCTCCGAGCTGCCGGCCGGGTCGGTCGAGGTGCGCCTCGCCGGCCGCGACCTCGACTTCGTCGTCGACGCCCCGCCGACCGTGCCCGAGCCGCCCGCCGCGCCCGCGCCGCCCGGCCCGCCGGAGGAGGCCGACGACGGCACCCTGGCGCGCGTCACGCTGCGCCTGCCCGAGCAGGTCAAGAAGCGCGCCGAAGACCTCGCCGGAGACGCCGGTCAGTCGCTGAACACGTGGCTGGTCAACGCCGTTCGCGCGGCGACCACCTCCGGCGGCACCGACTCGTTCGACCCGTTCCGCGACTCCGGTCGCAGTCGGCGGGGTCACTCCCGCATGAACGGCTGGCTGTAG